Proteins encoded together in one Orcinus orca chromosome 13, mOrcOrc1.1, whole genome shotgun sequence window:
- the LBX2 gene encoding transcription factor LBX2 → MSSGSEPRTPRTPFSIADILGPHMVPRGPSASQLPESNQGPTSPLCALEELTSKTFRVLDGHAPQPSEGRAAPGALGPGRAGRRRRKSRTAFTAQQVLELERRFVFQKYLAPSERDGLAARLGLANAQVVTWFQNRRAKLKRDVEEMRADLASLRSLSPEIQCRLALPDGAPGLCPGPARPDSGPRLSDEEIQVED, encoded by the exons ATGAGCTCGGGATCCGAGCCCCGGACACCCCGGACACCCTTCAGCATCGCAGACATCCTAGGCCCGCACATGGTTCCCCGAGGACCCTCTGCGTCGCAGCTTCCAGAGTCGAACCAAGGTCCCACGTCGCCGCTGTGCGCGCTGGAGGAGCTGACTAGTAAAACTTTCCGCGTACTTGACGGGCACGCTCCGCAGCCCTCTGAAG GCCGCGCGGCCCCAGGCGCGCTGGGCCCTGGCCGGGCCGGCCGCAGACGGCGGAAGTCACGCACGGCGTTCACCGCGCAGCAGGTGCTGGAGCTGGAGCGGCGCTTTGTCTTCCAGAAGTACCTGGCACCGTCCGAGCGAGACGGGCTGGCGGCGAGGCTCGGCTTGGCTAACGCGCAGGTCGTCACGTGGTTCCAGAACCGGCGAGCCAAGCTCAAGCGCGACGTGGAGGAGATGCGCGCCGACCTGGCCTCGCTGCGCTCGCTGTCCCCCGAAATCCAGTGCCGCCTCGCGCTGCCTGACGGCGCCCCAGGCCTCTGCCCGGGCCCCGCCCGGCCTGACTCTGGGCCCCGATTGTCAGACGAGGAGATACAGGTGGAAGATTGA